From Alteromonas sp. BL110:
GGAGTTCACGTGACGATGAAAGATATCTTGGTCGCCAAACTTAAACCCTAGCGTAAGCAACATAGGTAAAAGCGCAGCGCCAGAAATAGCTTCACCCTCAGGTGCCCTTACGTTTAACACCAATACTTCAGGTTCAACGGCAGTTGATTTTGCAGGCTCAGACGCACCGGTCGCACCGTCACTATGTTTATCATTTGCACTAAAGCCCTCTTCATCAAAATCAGGGGTACCTTGCTCACTGGTGTCGAAGTCGATGCGCATTTGGTCATCACCAAAATTAGGCTCTTCGCGCTTTTTAATCGGCGTTTTGTTGCGCTTACTACGTGCAAAACGTCTCGGCTGTTCAGGTTCTTCGCGGCCAACGCGCGATGACGGTGACTCTTCTTGCGTATCTAAACTAAAGTCAGCGACTTCGCGCTCGTTCTTAGCCGGCGCCTGAACGGGTGCTTGTTCTTCTTCAAGCGTAGGGTCTACATAAAACTTTTGCGCAGGACGAACTGGCGCTGCAGGCGTCTGTTCGTATTGGGCCGTTGTTTGAGTATCAGAGTACCCGTTATCCTCGTTGGTTTGCACTGTGTCAGAGGCGTTTTGCGAACTTTCTTCGCGCTGGGATTGTTTCTCAGAAGAAGCTTCATCTTCGCCTTCTCTAAGCAAGAAACCTGGCGGCTCAGGAAAAGCTGCAACGTTTTCACTGCTTTTATTTGTTGCGCTATCAAACGAGCGAGCCTGCCCTTTCATGTGTGGCTTGGGGTTCGTTACCACTGAACCATACAGCTTGGGTGCATCTTGAGCGTCTTCTTTTTCGCTCCCTTTTTCGCCTTCTGTTCCACCCTCTTTTACGACTGGCGACATCGATGAATTATCATTGCTGTTGGCATGAGAGTGTTCTTGGCTAGCGTCGTCTTTCTGGCTTTGGATGTCACTCGAAGAAGCATATTGAGAAGCGTGATTGCTCTCATCGTCACCGAATTTTTGAGGTGCGCTGCCGTTATCTTCGTTATTGAGTGAGTCATCAACCGAAATACTTGAAGGCGCTGCTGCTACTGCACTAGGCTCTTTTGATTCGTTTTGGGAATGGCTAACCACTCGAACCGCACCAATGCCAAGTTCATCAAAGCCTTCCTGTGGCTCGACCTCTAATTCGCCATCATCCTCCTGCCACTGACGGGGCTCTAAGCGCTCTTTTTCCGAAGGCTTACCGCTTTTACGAATTTTCCAAATACCGTGGGCAAGCACAGCAATGATAAAAACCGTGCCTCCAAGGAGTAAAAATAGACGTAATTGATCTTCCATTTAATTTCTTTCGCCCTTTGTTATGCTTCTGCGAAGGCTACAGCTTCGTCAACGTCTACTGCTACCATACGTGAAACTCCAGGTTCCGCCATAGTAACACCGGTTAAGTGACTCGCCATTTCCATCGCTATTTTATTGTGGGTGATATAAATAAACTGCACTGTTTGTGACATTTCTGACACTAAGTTACAAAAGCGCCCTACATTTGCATCATCCAATGGTGCATCTACTTCATCCAGCAAGCAAAATGGCGCCGGATTTAATCTAAAAATAGCAAACACCAATGATAAAGCGGTTAATGCTTTTTCTC
This genomic window contains:
- the zipA gene encoding cell division protein ZipA, with translation MEDQLRLFLLLGGTVFIIAVLAHGIWKIRKSGKPSEKERLEPRQWQEDDGELEVEPQEGFDELGIGAVRVVSHSQNESKEPSAVAAAPSSISVDDSLNNEDNGSAPQKFGDDESNHASQYASSSDIQSQKDDASQEHSHANSNDNSSMSPVVKEGGTEGEKGSEKEDAQDAPKLYGSVVTNPKPHMKGQARSFDSATNKSSENVAAFPEPPGFLLREGEDEASSEKQSQREESSQNASDTVQTNEDNGYSDTQTTAQYEQTPAAPVRPAQKFYVDPTLEEEQAPVQAPAKNEREVADFSLDTQEESPSSRVGREEPEQPRRFARSKRNKTPIKKREEPNFGDDQMRIDFDTSEQGTPDFDEEGFSANDKHSDGATGASEPAKSTAVEPEVLVLNVRAPEGEAISGAALLPMLLTLGFKFGDQDIFHRHVNSNGKGPVLFSLANMFKPGVFDIDNLENFETQGVSLFMILPIEGDPHQVFNMMHNAARKLADEFGAQVLDGRRSVLTKQGLQQYVEKIREFERKRMIARS